From Limnothrix sp. FACHB-406, the proteins below share one genomic window:
- a CDS encoding helix-turn-helix transcriptional regulator: MAAAAANPDLDRLADLFKLLGDRSRLGILWRICQGECNVTEISESTNLSQANVSKHLQMLRMARVVACRKEGNSRIYFLSDPKYLGLCAQSLIDLATFSPPEISTCDES; the protein is encoded by the coding sequence ATGGCTGCTGCTGCTGCCAATCCTGATTTAGATCGGCTAGCTGACCTATTCAAATTGCTGGGCGATCGCAGTCGATTAGGAATTCTTTGGCGCATTTGCCAAGGTGAGTGCAACGTAACTGAAATTAGCGAGTCAACCAACCTGAGCCAAGCCAATGTTTCTAAGCATTTGCAAATGCTGCGAATGGCTCGAGTGGTTGCTTGTCGGAAGGAAGGAAATTCCCGAATTTATTTCCTTTCGGATCCGAAGTATTTAGGACTTTGTGCCCAATCGTTGATTGATCTTGCAACGTTTTCCCCACCGGAGATATCCACATGCGACGAATCCTAA
- a CDS encoding NAD(P)/FAD-dependent oxidoreductase: MAQVIVIGAGLGGLPTAYELRHWLKGGHQITLVSDRPQFTFIPGLIQVALGKIPLEHVQLDVASLCKHHGLGWVDSAVVRVDPDRQTVQLANDQVLSYDYLVIASGPSLAFDEIPGLGPHGGYTQSVCNPAHALIAREAWEAFLENPTDLVVGAAPKTGCLGPGYEFALLADEELRKRGLRDRVTITYITPEPYAGYLGLPDLYMARELTEGVLEEQGVQVVTDAAIARVLPDRVELSDGRQFPFGYAMILPAFRGAEYVQASGLGNDRGFISILPTQRHQDHERIYALGVSVHLEQPYHTPVPIGLPKSGQMTEAMGAAVAYNIAVDLGALPSPHQIPTLEALCFAEFGQTGIAYIAAPILPDPANGQRRYSYATRGAWVNWAKAAFERYFLLKMQWGIGLPWFELWGLKLLFGLSLLRPVTQSVRPNLGPNLHAPHHT, from the coding sequence ATGGCACAGGTAATCGTGATCGGCGCAGGATTAGGCGGTTTGCCCACGGCCTATGAACTGCGACATTGGCTCAAGGGCGGGCATCAAATTACCTTGGTGTCTGACCGTCCCCAGTTCACCTTCATTCCGGGCCTGATTCAGGTAGCCCTGGGCAAAATTCCCCTGGAGCATGTGCAGCTTGATGTGGCTTCCCTCTGCAAGCACCATGGGTTGGGGTGGGTGGATAGTGCGGTGGTGCGGGTGGATCCCGATCGACAAACGGTGCAACTCGCCAATGATCAGGTGCTCTCCTACGACTACTTAGTGATTGCCAGTGGCCCTTCATTGGCTTTTGATGAAATCCCCGGTTTGGGGCCCCATGGGGGCTATACCCAGTCTGTTTGCAATCCCGCTCATGCGCTGATTGCCCGGGAGGCCTGGGAAGCTTTTCTGGAAAATCCGACGGATTTGGTGGTGGGAGCCGCGCCCAAAACCGGTTGCCTGGGGCCGGGTTATGAGTTTGCATTGCTGGCCGATGAGGAGTTGCGCAAACGCGGCCTGCGAGATCGGGTAACGATCACCTACATCACGCCGGAACCCTATGCGGGCTATTTGGGCCTGCCGGATCTGTACATGGCTCGCGAGCTAACGGAAGGCGTTTTGGAAGAACAGGGGGTGCAGGTGGTGACCGATGCGGCGATCGCCCGAGTGCTGCCCGATCGGGTGGAACTCAGTGATGGTCGCCAATTTCCCTTTGGTTACGCGATGATTTTGCCCGCCTTCCGAGGTGCGGAATACGTGCAGGCTTCTGGGCTAGGGAACGATCGGGGCTTTATCTCGATCCTGCCCACCCAGCGCCACCAAGACCACGAGCGGATTTATGCCCTGGGGGTGAGTGTGCATCTAGAGCAGCCCTATCACACACCTGTCCCGATCGGGCTGCCCAAAAGTGGTCAAATGACCGAAGCCATGGGCGCTGCGGTGGCTTACAACATCGCCGTGGACTTGGGAGCCTTGCCCAGTCCGCACCAAATTCCCACCCTTGAAGCCCTTTGCTTTGCGGAGTTTGGCCAAACCGGCATTGCTTATATTGCTGCTCCCATCTTGCCCGATCCTGCCAATGGTCAACGACGCTATTCCTACGCCACCCGAGGCGCTTGGGTGAATTGGGCAAAAGCCGCCTTTGAACGCTACTTCCTACTCAAAATGCAATGGGGAATTGGGCTACCCTGGTTTGAACTGTGGGGGCTGAAGCTTTTATTTGGTCTTTCGCTCCTGCGGCCCGTAACCCAATCTGTTCGGCCAAACCTTGGCCCCAATCTTCATGCCCCGCACCACACCTAA
- a CDS encoding sensor histidine kinase — protein sequence MEANADQQKLRELEKKVRVLTKKLERSEADRRQLEDASEERERILKVVIRDFELSQANLEHRTRELEVALRDLKQLQVKLIESEKMSALGVLVAGVAHEINNPINFIHGNLTYIKTYTQNLLKLVTTYQKYVSSPIQELQDLSEEIDLDFLQDDMINILRSMQTGSERIQKIVLSLRNFSRLDESKFKAVDIHAGMDNTLMILQHRLQATATRPEIQVRKQYGNLPPVECYAGSLNQVFMNLLNNAIDAIEESNQACTDQELQHKSHAIWLRTEVNGQDQIKITIADNGQGIPEEVQSRIFDPFFTTKPVGKGTGLGLSISYQIITEKHKGKFYCHSTKGVGTEFMIEIPVRQQSPTSR from the coding sequence ATGGAAGCCAATGCTGATCAGCAAAAGCTACGAGAGCTAGAGAAGAAAGTACGAGTTCTCACGAAAAAATTAGAGCGTTCAGAGGCCGATCGACGACAACTAGAAGATGCGAGTGAAGAGAGAGAACGTATCCTTAAAGTTGTTATTCGAGATTTTGAACTATCCCAAGCTAATCTAGAACACCGTACTCGCGAACTAGAAGTGGCGCTGAGGGATCTCAAGCAGTTACAAGTCAAACTAATTGAGTCTGAGAAAATGTCAGCCTTGGGTGTGCTAGTGGCTGGCGTTGCCCATGAAATCAACAACCCCATTAATTTCATTCATGGTAATTTAACTTACATCAAAACTTATACTCAAAATCTATTAAAGCTTGTTACGACCTATCAAAAATATGTTTCTAGCCCCATTCAAGAATTACAAGACTTGAGTGAAGAAATTGATCTTGACTTCTTGCAAGATGACATGATTAACATTCTCAGATCAATGCAAACTGGGAGTGAGCGAATTCAAAAAATTGTGCTCTCGTTACGCAACTTTTCGCGGTTAGATGAATCCAAATTCAAAGCAGTTGATATCCATGCAGGAATGGATAATACTTTGATGATTTTGCAGCATCGACTTCAAGCAACTGCAACTCGTCCGGAAATTCAAGTTAGAAAGCAATATGGCAACTTACCTCCAGTGGAGTGCTATGCCGGATCGCTCAATCAAGTGTTTATGAATTTGCTGAATAATGCTATTGATGCGATTGAAGAATCTAATCAAGCCTGCACTGATCAAGAGCTACAGCATAAGTCTCATGCAATTTGGTTACGCACAGAAGTTAATGGTCAAGATCAAATTAAAATTACGATCGCTGATAATGGCCAAGGAATTCCTGAAGAGGTGCAATCACGTATTTTTGACCCTTTCTTTACAACGAAACCCGTAGGTAAAGGTACAGGTTTAGGACTTTCCATTAGCTATCAAATTATTACTGAGAAACACAAAGGCAAATTTTACTGTCACTCAACAAAGGGTGTGGGCACGGAGTTTATGATTGAAATTCCTGTGCGGCAACAGTCCCCAACCTCTCGATAA
- a CDS encoding nucleotidyltransferase family protein translates to MTTRQLNPKLQSRLGITLEQLAEFCQRWKVVELALFGSVLRDDFRPDSDIDIMVEFHPTACPTFSTLDRMEAELKIMFDREIDLITRQGIASSRNYLRRHEILSSAQVIYATGSVISA, encoded by the coding sequence ATGACTACACGGCAACTCAATCCTAAACTGCAATCTCGATTAGGCATTACTCTAGAACAGCTTGCTGAGTTTTGCCAACGATGGAAAGTGGTTGAACTCGCTCTCTTTGGCTCAGTTCTCAGGGATGATTTCCGCCCCGACAGCGACATCGATATTATGGTTGAGTTTCACCCAACAGCCTGCCCCACATTCAGCACCTTAGACCGTATGGAAGCAGAGCTGAAAATTATGTTCGATCGGGAGATTGATTTAATCACCCGCCAAGGAATTGCCAGCAGTCGCAACTATCTACGCCGCCACGAAATTCTTTCTTCTGCTCAGGTGATTTATGCAACGGGGTCTGTAATTTCTGCTTAA
- a CDS encoding arsenic resistance protein — protein sequence MWTLLSLLQNQLIWSVPISMIVGILFGLATDPSGLKDLIVPLTFLMVYPMMINLQFGKLVAGGNWKLQGVAQFINFGVVPFLAYGIGWLFFRDQPLIWLGLLLTGLLPTSGMTISWTGFAKGNLTAAIQMTVIGLILGSLATPLYAQALLGRAIEIPLMETFKQIAIVVFLPMILGLVTKKVLISTVGKQKYEGNLKKKFPVFSTLGVLGIVFVAMALKAKAIVASPLVFLGYFGPLVLIYLINFVLSTVVGKVWFSREDAIALVYGTVMRNLSIALAIAMTVFGAKAGAEIALIISMSYIIQVQAAAWYVKLSDRWFGKPVAEGL from the coding sequence ATGTGGACATTACTATCGCTGTTGCAAAATCAACTGATTTGGTCAGTTCCAATCAGCATGATTGTCGGAATTCTATTTGGCTTAGCAACAGACCCCAGCGGTCTCAAGGATCTGATTGTTCCCTTAACTTTCTTAATGGTTTACCCGATGATGATTAACTTGCAATTTGGCAAGTTAGTGGCCGGGGGAAACTGGAAGCTGCAAGGGGTCGCCCAATTCATTAACTTTGGAGTTGTGCCCTTTTTAGCCTATGGCATCGGCTGGCTCTTCTTCCGCGATCAACCACTGATTTGGCTAGGGTTGCTGTTAACGGGATTACTTCCCACCAGCGGCATGACCATTTCTTGGACAGGCTTTGCAAAGGGAAACCTAACAGCCGCAATTCAAATGACCGTGATCGGCTTGATTTTAGGTTCTCTAGCCACTCCGCTCTATGCTCAAGCCTTGCTGGGACGAGCTATTGAAATTCCTTTGATGGAAACCTTTAAGCAAATTGCGATCGTGGTGTTTTTGCCCATGATTTTAGGTTTGGTCACGAAAAAAGTGCTGATTTCAACGGTGGGAAAACAAAAGTATGAGGGGAACCTGAAGAAAAAGTTTCCGGTCTTTTCAACCTTAGGCGTGCTGGGAATTGTGTTTGTGGCAATGGCCCTGAAGGCCAAGGCAATTGTGGCTTCACCACTGGTATTTTTGGGCTATTTCGGGCCGTTGGTGCTGATTTATCTGATCAACTTTGTGTTGAGCACGGTGGTGGGTAAAGTTTGGTTTTCGCGCGAAGATGCGATCGCCCTAGTCTATGGCACGGTGATGCGCAATTTGTCGATCGCTCTGGCCATCGCCATGACAGTATTTGGGGCTAAGGCCGGCGCTGAAATTGCTCTGATTATTTCTATGAGCTACATCATTCAGGTGCAAGCGGCGGCTTGGTATGTGAAACTAAGCGATCGCTGGTTTGGCAAACCCGTAGCGGAAGGTCTGTAG
- a CDS encoding DUF3365 domain-containing protein — MRRILMLGIAFIWAIGLNGAIAPTAQANTSPDQLAKAVEAIENLDALRSGLASTLEGKTDPPTAETMKAVCKPVGMEAKRIAQTEGWQLRQVSQKYRNPEHRPQNATELAALEQFSANSELQGLWQRGQVNGQPGTHYFRRINVSPGCLACHGQKSRRPQFVANNYPEDLAYDFKPGDLRGMYATFIPDLTAALNESGS, encoded by the coding sequence ATGCGACGAATCCTAATGTTGGGCATCGCTTTCATTTGGGCGATCGGTCTGAATGGCGCGATCGCCCCGACGGCCCAAGCCAATACCAGCCCCGATCAGTTGGCCAAAGCCGTGGAAGCCATTGAAAATCTCGATGCCCTGCGATCGGGACTCGCTTCCACCTTGGAAGGCAAAACTGACCCCCCCACCGCCGAAACCATGAAAGCCGTGTGCAAGCCGGTGGGGATGGAAGCCAAACGGATCGCCCAGACGGAAGGTTGGCAACTGCGCCAAGTTTCCCAGAAGTATCGAAATCCAGAACACCGGCCCCAAAACGCCACAGAATTGGCGGCCTTAGAACAGTTTTCAGCTAATTCCGAACTACAAGGCTTGTGGCAGCGTGGCCAAGTGAATGGTCAGCCCGGAACCCATTATTTTCGCCGCATTAATGTATCTCCCGGTTGCCTAGCTTGTCATGGGCAAAAATCGCGTCGGCCCCAATTCGTAGCCAACAACTATCCCGAAGATTTGGCTTACGACTTCAAGCCCGGTGATTTACGGGGAATGTACGCCACTTTTATTCCCGATCTAACGGCTGCCTTGAATGAATCCGGGTCGTAA
- a CDS encoding FIST signal transduction protein: MLKTVLGHSDDPDSQDAIEEVLEQCTRELAGMLPKAGLLFAAIDFDHALILQKINQVFPGLQLIGCTTDGEISSILGFQQDSLTLTLFCSDTVEIYAGVGRQTEQDAIAAARQAVQQATEKSLTPAKLCITVPASYTADGSTTSGEQILKGLELALGKNVPVVGGTAGDQFRFQKTYQFFGTEVFTDALPVLIFAGDLRFSHGTGCGWQPIGSKSTVTKSHKTVLYEIDGQSALNFYQKYLGDRSPTAEHPLYVYEGDSDRCYLRVPNTCDLETGSINFLGNIPQGAIVQLAEISRDQVIAASETSFKMALDNYPGTEPEAVLIFSCCCRRWLLGTRAKEEYDLVKTALPKVMPIAGFYTYGEFAPLQQQGSNYYHQETFVTLLLGTA, translated from the coding sequence ATGCTCAAAACAGTTCTTGGTCATAGTGACGATCCTGACTCCCAAGATGCTATTGAAGAAGTGCTAGAGCAATGTACCCGTGAATTGGCAGGAATGCTGCCCAAGGCAGGATTGTTATTTGCGGCTATTGATTTTGATCATGCCTTAATTTTACAAAAAATCAATCAGGTTTTCCCGGGTTTGCAACTCATTGGTTGCACCACCGATGGAGAAATATCTTCAATTTTAGGGTTTCAACAAGACTCGCTGACCCTAACGCTATTTTGCTCAGACACCGTAGAAATTTACGCGGGTGTGGGTCGCCAAACTGAACAGGACGCGATCGCCGCTGCTCGCCAGGCCGTGCAGCAAGCCACCGAAAAAAGCCTAACCCCCGCCAAACTCTGCATCACAGTTCCAGCCAGTTATACGGCTGATGGTTCAACAACCAGCGGCGAGCAAATTTTGAAAGGATTGGAGCTAGCTTTAGGGAAAAATGTCCCCGTTGTGGGTGGAACCGCAGGCGATCAATTTCGATTCCAGAAAACCTATCAATTTTTTGGAACAGAGGTCTTCACCGATGCTCTGCCGGTTCTAATTTTTGCTGGCGATTTGCGCTTTTCCCATGGCACTGGTTGCGGTTGGCAGCCCATTGGCTCCAAGAGCACGGTCACTAAGTCTCACAAAACAGTTTTGTATGAAATCGACGGTCAATCGGCGCTGAACTTTTACCAAAAATATTTGGGCGATCGCTCTCCTACCGCAGAGCATCCTCTCTATGTTTATGAAGGAGATAGCGATCGCTGCTATCTCCGAGTTCCCAACACCTGTGACTTAGAAACAGGCAGCATTAATTTTTTGGGAAACATCCCCCAAGGCGCGATCGTGCAGTTGGCTGAAATTAGCCGAGACCAAGTGATTGCTGCCTCTGAAACTTCTTTCAAGATGGCCCTAGACAATTATCCTGGAACCGAACCAGAAGCAGTGCTGATCTTTTCTTGTTGCTGTCGTCGTTGGCTGTTGGGAACAAGAGCCAAGGAAGAATATGATTTAGTTAAAACTGCGCTGCCCAAAGTCATGCCGATCGCGGGCTTTTATACCTACGGCGAGTTTGCACCACTTCAACAACAGGGTTCTAATTACTATCATCAAGAAACTTTCGTCACTCTGCTTTTAGGCACAGCATAA
- a CDS encoding element excision factor XisH family protein, whose protein sequence is MMAKDLFHHIVKSALMAEGWEITHDPFPVDYGDVQMQIDLGAERLLAAQRDSEKIAVEVKSFTHPSAISEFHTAVGQYFNYRHALRAQEANRKLYLAVPSQIYDQFFRLKFVEEIVKEQQILIVVYNIKTGGIQWIN, encoded by the coding sequence CTGATGGCAAAAGATCTGTTTCACCATATTGTCAAGTCAGCCCTGATGGCTGAGGGCTGGGAGATTACCCATGATCCTTTTCCTGTGGACTATGGTGATGTGCAAATGCAAATTGATCTGGGGGCAGAACGCTTACTTGCGGCTCAACGCGATTCCGAGAAAATTGCCGTCGAGGTCAAAAGCTTCACTCACCCCTCAGCTATTTCCGAGTTCCACACGGCTGTCGGTCAATATTTCAATTATCGCCATGCGTTGCGTGCTCAGGAAGCGAATAGAAAGTTATATCTAGCTGTGCCTAGTCAAATATATGATCAATTTTTTAGACTTAAATTTGTTGAAGAAATTGTGAAAGAGCAGCAGATTTTGATTGTGGTTTACAACATCAAAACTGGAGGTATCCAATGGATAAACTAG
- a CDS encoding XisI protein translates to MDKLERYRRIVQEVLTEHSQIQPAYGEIQMKLMFDLERDRYQLLRTGWLEERRVYGTLIHIDLEQEKAWIQYDGTEVGVANELVERGIPKEEIVLAYHSPLMRQYDGFAVS, encoded by the coding sequence ATGGATAAACTAGAACGCTACCGGCGAATCGTTCAGGAAGTTCTGACTGAGCATAGTCAGATTCAGCCTGCCTATGGCGAAATTCAGATGAAGTTGATGTTTGATTTGGAGCGCGATCGCTATCAATTGCTGCGTACAGGCTGGCTTGAGGAACGCCGAGTCTATGGCACATTGATTCACATTGATCTAGAGCAAGAAAAAGCCTGGATTCAATATGACGGCACAGAAGTTGGGGTTGCCAACGAGCTAGTCGAGCGTGGGATTCCCAAAGAAGAAATTGTGCTGGCTTATCACTCGCCCCTCATGCGCCAATATGATGGCTTCGCGGTGAGTTGA
- a CDS encoding DUF302 domain-containing protein, with protein MANRAAPRRLIPHCGVFFRMYHLSKVLNLSFDEAIAHTKEALKQQGFGVLTEIDAKAAFKQKLDVEFRRYTILGACHPRIAYSILQTEDKAGVFYPCNVVVQEQEGGTVEVSAIDPTVMFAALENPGAKGIALEAKTLMDKVMEQL; from the coding sequence GTGGCTAACCGAGCTGCCCCTCGCCGCCTCATCCCCCATTGCGGAGTTTTTTTTCGGATGTATCACCTCAGCAAAGTCTTGAATTTGTCCTTTGATGAAGCCATTGCCCACACCAAAGAAGCCCTGAAACAGCAAGGCTTTGGAGTGCTGACGGAAATTGATGCCAAAGCGGCCTTTAAACAAAAACTCGATGTGGAATTCCGGCGCTACACCATCTTGGGAGCCTGCCATCCACGCATTGCTTACAGCATCTTGCAAACGGAAGACAAAGCTGGCGTTTTTTATCCCTGCAACGTGGTGGTGCAAGAACAAGAGGGCGGAACCGTGGAAGTGTCCGCGATCGACCCCACAGTCATGTTTGCGGCCCTCGAAAACCCCGGCGCAAAGGGGATTGCTCTGGAAGCGAAAACCCTGATGGACAAGGTGATGGAGCAGCTTTAA